From a single Candidatus Thorarchaeota archaeon genomic region:
- a CDS encoding cation-translocating P-type ATPase, with translation MSETDWYSNDIESILKKLGTSREGLTDKEAQDRIEKYGFNEIVETDKKGPFRMFLEQFTDPMVIILLIAILISVITAYLPGSHEEGGLIDAMVISAIVIFNAIFGFVQEYRSEQALEALKSMAAPRARVRRGGLWKEIDSRYVVPGDIISLEAGNKVPADARVIYAVGLSTDESALTGESVSVRKIEDTIALDAPVVGDMRNMVFQGTTIVSGKGQAVVTSTGMDTYFGKIAGLVQESEKEDTPLQQDLGDLGLKLGLVVIALCVIVFGAEILRDVSDSILDELLAAIALAVSAIPEGLPAVVTITLALGMKQMVQHNAIVRRLPSVETLGSITVICSDKTGTITKSEMTVKRLFVNGEIIEVTGVGYNRDGQFLKDGTEVEVHTDPHVVRMFEIGQLCTNSTLQPDPSGNADWDIVGDPTEGALLVVAEKAGIVHSNTLSRYKEVSEISFDSARKRMTSICEDDAGVLNAFMKGAPEVLLPLCSKIFEGGSVRPITDDDRQRILRVNAEFAADALRVLAFAYRSIDEVRSEWEPEHVEKEMIFVGLMGMMDPPREEVQDAIDLCKAAGIRPIMITGDHELTARAVAIQVGLMKPDGLVYTGSALDKMSDAEFFEAVQECDVYARVAPEHKMKIVGALKDADQVVAMTGDGVNDAPAVKAADVGVAMGIRGADVTKEASDVILTDDNFATIVTAIEKGREIYSNIRKFVRFLLAANFDEIFLIFTIIMLGLPLPITPIQILWLNLATDGFPALALGVDPPEPGVMKRSPRKPGSKMMNRGMASFVLVAGFLAFLASSFIFLSDLTLYGGWIPGVTGPPVDWTIDPWASVLRHSRTTVFASVVTFELIFVWNCRDEYRWVWETHIRQSKALLIAVAVSVILTLATIYVPFMQPLFQTVPLNAEDWAVIILTSIPALLIPPHLIFRHKEEHEKIRSGEL, from the coding sequence ATGAGTGAAACGGATTGGTATAGCAACGACATCGAGTCTATCTTAAAAAAACTTGGAACAAGTCGTGAGGGACTTACGGACAAAGAGGCGCAGGACCGAATTGAGAAATATGGCTTCAATGAGATCGTGGAGACCGACAAAAAGGGTCCATTTCGGATGTTCTTGGAGCAATTCACAGATCCTATGGTCATTATACTATTGATTGCCATCTTGATTTCAGTTATCACTGCCTATCTTCCCGGTTCGCACGAAGAGGGTGGCCTTATCGATGCAATGGTCATCTCTGCAATTGTCATCTTTAATGCCATTTTCGGTTTTGTTCAAGAATATCGTTCAGAGCAGGCGTTGGAGGCTCTAAAATCAATGGCTGCGCCCCGTGCACGAGTACGGCGAGGTGGCCTTTGGAAAGAGATCGATTCAAGATACGTTGTTCCTGGTGATATCATCTCACTTGAGGCTGGAAATAAAGTTCCAGCAGATGCGCGTGTCATCTATGCTGTTGGTCTCTCAACAGATGAGTCTGCACTCACAGGCGAATCGGTTTCCGTTCGGAAGATTGAGGACACGATCGCGTTAGATGCTCCAGTCGTTGGGGATATGCGAAATATGGTCTTTCAAGGTACGACTATTGTATCCGGAAAAGGGCAGGCAGTTGTTACCAGTACTGGAATGGACACGTACTTTGGAAAGATCGCCGGATTGGTTCAGGAGAGCGAGAAAGAAGATACCCCTCTCCAACAGGATCTCGGAGACCTCGGGCTAAAACTCGGACTGGTCGTTATTGCACTATGTGTCATTGTCTTTGGTGCAGAGATCCTTCGTGATGTTTCTGATAGTATCTTAGACGAATTGCTGGCTGCGATTGCTCTTGCCGTGTCTGCGATTCCTGAGGGTCTCCCCGCTGTTGTCACCATTACTCTGGCTTTAGGCATGAAACAGATGGTCCAGCATAATGCAATAGTACGAAGATTGCCCTCTGTAGAGACGCTTGGTTCGATCACAGTCATTTGTTCCGACAAGACCGGCACTATTACGAAATCCGAGATGACCGTGAAACGGCTCTTTGTGAATGGCGAGATCATAGAGGTCACAGGTGTCGGTTACAATCGAGATGGACAGTTTCTCAAAGATGGTACCGAGGTCGAAGTCCATACCGATCCCCATGTGGTCCGTATGTTCGAGATCGGGCAGCTCTGTACAAACTCCACCTTACAACCTGATCCGAGTGGTAATGCTGACTGGGATATTGTGGGTGATCCCACAGAGGGTGCGCTGCTTGTAGTTGCTGAGAAGGCTGGCATAGTCCATAGTAATACCCTCTCCAGATACAAGGAGGTCTCAGAGATCTCATTTGATTCCGCACGAAAGCGGATGACCTCTATCTGTGAGGACGATGCTGGTGTGCTTAATGCCTTCATGAAGGGTGCACCGGAGGTCCTTCTTCCTCTGTGTTCAAAGATATTCGAAGGCGGCAGTGTTCGTCCTATCACTGATGATGATCGTCAGCGGATCTTGCGAGTGAACGCGGAATTTGCAGCCGATGCTCTCAGGGTTCTCGCCTTTGCATATCGTTCTATTGATGAGGTCCGCTCAGAGTGGGAGCCAGAACATGTTGAGAAAGAGATGATCTTTGTTGGTCTCATGGGGATGATGGACCCACCACGTGAAGAAGTACAGGATGCCATTGATCTCTGTAAGGCTGCTGGAATCCGCCCCATCATGATCACTGGTGACCATGAGCTAACCGCTCGGGCCGTTGCTATTCAGGTTGGTCTGATGAAACCTGACGGTCTCGTATACACAGGTTCTGCTCTTGACAAGATGAGTGATGCTGAATTCTTTGAAGCTGTTCAGGAATGTGATGTCTATGCCCGCGTGGCACCGGAGCACAAGATGAAGATCGTCGGTGCTTTAAAAGACGCCGATCAGGTCGTTGCAATGACCGGTGACGGAGTGAATGATGCTCCTGCTGTCAAGGCTGCCGATGTCGGTGTGGCTATGGGCATTCGAGGGGCGGATGTCACTAAAGAGGCATCTGATGTCATTCTCACCGATGATAACTTTGCAACTATTGTCACTGCCATAGAGAAGGGTCGAGAGATCTATTCCAACATCCGCAAATTTGTCCGGTTCCTTCTTGCGGCAAACTTCGATGAGATCTTTCTCATTTTCACGATTATCATGCTGGGGCTTCCACTACCAATCACCCCGATCCAGATCCTCTGGTTGAATCTTGCAACAGATGGTTTTCCCGCTTTAGCACTGGGGGTCGATCCTCCAGAGCCGGGAGTCATGAAGCGCAGTCCGCGAAAACCCGGTTCAAAGATGATGAATCGTGGGATGGCCTCATTCGTTCTAGTTGCTGGATTCTTGGCCTTTCTGGCCTCTAGCTTCATATTTCTCTCCGACCTGACCCTCTACGGTGGTTGGATTCCGGGAGTGACCGGTCCTCCAGTTGACTGGACCATTGATCCCTGGGCAAGTGTTCTTCGGCACTCACGAACGACGGTCTTTGCTTCAGTCGTGACCTTTGAGCTGATCTTTGTCTGGAATTGTCGTGATGAATACAGATGGGTCTGGGAGACTCATATCCGCCAGTCAAAGGCTCTTCTCATTGCTGTAGCGGTCTCAGTGATCCTCACACTCGCAACGATCTATGTTCCATTTATGCAACCGTTGTTCCAGACGGTCCCGCTAAACGCTGAAGACTGGGCGGTCATCATCCTGACCAGTATACCTGCCCTGCTGATTCCACCACATCTGATCTTCCGTCACAAAGAGGAACATGAGAAGATACGTTCAGGAGAATTATGA
- a CDS encoding alpha/beta hydrolase → MIFEETHYLGYDGLRMYMAAWLPDDERPRALLIAIHGLGSHGLSLRTIGEYMAEKGIAVFAPDMRGFGHYTGIKGHVMNFNEYIEDLQNIVMQVKDRFHNKLTFLYGHSLGGQHIIRYAATYPHEVDGLIIACPAVSQQLPISPLKKIGAWFLSLLNVKKQFSDDNDLTLSSRNPEVVREHEEDPLTWDSVTPRFGISGLRAVKEAFNAAPLIKLPALVQQAGDDKLVIPEKTRDFFDRLGSEDKEWILYEGLYHEIFREPEKERVLADMYNWLDKRLVS, encoded by the coding sequence ATGATTTTTGAAGAAACCCATTATCTGGGGTATGACGGACTGAGGATGTACATGGCGGCATGGTTACCCGATGATGAGAGACCTCGGGCACTCCTGATAGCAATCCATGGTCTCGGTTCGCATGGCCTCAGTCTTCGCACGATCGGTGAATACATGGCCGAGAAAGGAATTGCCGTCTTTGCGCCGGACATGAGAGGATTTGGCCACTATACGGGAATCAAGGGTCACGTAATGAACTTTAACGAATACATTGAGGATCTTCAGAACATTGTCATGCAGGTGAAAGATAGGTTTCACAACAAATTGACATTCCTCTATGGTCACTCACTCGGGGGCCAACACATCATTCGCTATGCGGCAACGTATCCCCATGAGGTCGATGGCCTGATCATAGCATGTCCCGCAGTGAGCCAGCAACTACCGATCTCACCGCTTAAGAAAATTGGAGCTTGGTTTCTCTCGCTGCTTAACGTGAAGAAACAGTTCTCAGATGACAATGACCTGACCCTTTCAAGTCGAAATCCCGAGGTCGTCCGTGAGCACGAAGAGGATCCATTGACGTGGGACTCGGTCACTCCACGCTTTGGTATTAGCGGTCTCAGAGCTGTCAAAGAGGCCTTCAATGCGGCCCCGTTGATCAAATTGCCTGCGCTGGTACAACAGGCAGGAGATGACAAATTGGTCATTCCTGAAAAGACACGCGATTTTTTTGACAGGTTGGGATCTGAAGACAAGGAATGGATCCTCTACGAGGGACTCTATCACGAGATATTTAGAGAACCGGAGAAAGAGAGGGTGCTTGCCGATATGTACAACTGGCTCGACAAGCGACTCGTCTCATAA
- a CDS encoding 3-hydroxybutyryl-CoA dehydrogenase, with translation MEIKKITVLGAGQMGNGIAHVCAQAGYEVKMRDIEQRFLDRGFETIKKNLGRGVKKGKMTQEEADAIVGRIKGVIDLKEAVEDADLVIEAIPEVVKLKLDTWREVDEYAPENAILASNTSSISITQMAAVTKKPEKFIGMHFFNPVPVMGLVEIIKGAATADSTVDVIRTVSEKVGKKTVIVNEAPGFAVNRILIPAINEAVLAIQEGVATVEDMDLAIKLGLNWPMGPLTLADFVGLDTLLYIADYFVDEFKDSKYRAPALLRKMVRAGWLGRKTGKGFYDYSGEKPVPLRF, from the coding sequence GTGGAAATTAAAAAGATCACAGTTCTTGGTGCAGGTCAGATGGGTAATGGCATCGCACATGTCTGCGCTCAGGCTGGCTACGAGGTCAAGATGAGAGACATTGAACAGAGATTCCTTGACAGAGGATTTGAGACCATCAAGAAAAACCTCGGCCGTGGCGTCAAAAAGGGAAAGATGACACAGGAAGAGGCGGATGCAATAGTCGGACGCATCAAAGGAGTCATCGATCTCAAAGAGGCTGTAGAAGATGCGGACCTTGTGATTGAGGCGATTCCGGAGGTCGTCAAGCTCAAACTTGATACATGGAGAGAGGTTGACGAGTACGCACCGGAGAATGCAATACTTGCCTCCAATACCTCAAGCATCAGTATCACGCAGATGGCAGCTGTTACAAAGAAACCAGAGAAGTTCATTGGTATGCACTTTTTCAACCCAGTACCTGTAATGGGGCTTGTTGAGATCATCAAGGGTGCTGCGACGGCTGACAGCACTGTGGATGTCATTCGAACGGTCTCCGAAAAAGTAGGAAAGAAGACCGTGATCGTCAATGAGGCGCCGGGCTTCGCAGTCAATCGAATTCTCATTCCTGCGATCAACGAGGCTGTCTTAGCCATTCAGGAAGGCGTTGCGACAGTAGAGGACATGGATCTTGCCATCAAGCTTGGTCTGAACTGGCCAATGGGGCCGCTCACACTGGCGGACTTTGTGGGTCTTGATACACTACTGTACATCGCGGACTATTTCGTTGACGAGTTCAAGGATAGCAAGTATCGTGCACCAGCTTTATTGAGAAAGATGGTAAGAGCCGGATGGCTTGGTAGAAAGACGGGTAAGGGATTCTACGACTATTCCGGAGAGAAACCAGTTCCACTTCGATTCTAA
- a CDS encoding MFS transporter produces the protein MSYVASFFGLDEANDRILSLARKFAVLLPLVAATIQLSTTFFMIFIAEAVGQGSYIEGMRTIGLLIVIMFIVQVSLDYPTGAIGDWIGQRYILATAFLCFAFAFYLVSLVTSHTPFLLLVSIYVAMGVGQSQMSGAFQAWFDNNYRVAMPGDSERKQYGVFFGKVMMLFQIVATLALIPGSILAAVFGRPWVFQIQAILCVVIAIVVMQTVKDFPEVQEARQERPSFGEYKSLLTDGIKFLFSSSFVLLFIFGTTLTMSVGIVWSELLLFPMYYSYLLTDVAVAAFRTVLFVPGVFQAERSGVWSRRFEPKKWIPRFRLLQGSGFLFYSTFAVIMLFLPPVASGTMISLTLPLTNITLLQLPEASMFPVILIATIFTVSGIFGGFSEILSQRIMLDVVPNRIRNSIYSLTPTIATIMAIPQIALFGWLIPVAGFPLTMALCGLISLIGVVMIYSGLRHPVPTVAQQEQPLVIPEAPLE, from the coding sequence ATGAGTTATGTTGCAAGTTTTTTTGGACTGGACGAGGCGAATGATCGAATACTGAGCTTGGCCCGGAAGTTTGCCGTACTGCTCCCTCTGGTCGCAGCCACAATTCAGTTATCGACTACGTTTTTTATGATCTTCATAGCTGAAGCAGTTGGTCAAGGCTCCTACATTGAGGGAATGCGTACTATTGGTCTTCTTATTGTGATCATGTTTATTGTCCAAGTGTCTTTGGATTATCCCACTGGTGCGATAGGGGACTGGATTGGACAGAGGTATATTCTCGCAACTGCGTTCCTCTGCTTTGCGTTTGCCTTCTATCTTGTATCACTTGTGACCAGTCATACTCCCTTTCTTCTGCTGGTTTCGATTTACGTTGCTATGGGCGTCGGGCAATCACAGATGAGTGGGGCATTCCAAGCATGGTTTGATAACAATTACAGAGTGGCCATGCCCGGCGACTCGGAACGTAAACAGTACGGTGTTTTCTTCGGTAAGGTGATGATGCTCTTTCAGATTGTTGCCACTCTTGCACTTATTCCCGGGAGTATTCTTGCAGCCGTCTTTGGGCGTCCTTGGGTCTTTCAAATCCAAGCGATTCTCTGCGTAGTGATTGCAATAGTCGTCATGCAGACAGTCAAGGATTTTCCTGAAGTGCAGGAGGCACGGCAAGAGCGTCCCTCATTTGGAGAGTACAAGAGTCTTCTCACTGATGGTATCAAATTCCTCTTTTCAAGCTCATTTGTCCTGTTGTTTATTTTTGGTACTACTCTGACGATGAGTGTAGGAATTGTCTGGTCTGAACTGCTCTTGTTTCCCATGTACTATTCATACCTGCTCACCGATGTTGCAGTCGCAGCATTTCGGACCGTGCTTTTTGTTCCGGGTGTCTTTCAGGCTGAACGTTCAGGAGTATGGTCTCGTAGATTCGAGCCAAAGAAATGGATCCCTCGATTCCGCCTATTACAGGGATCAGGTTTTCTATTCTATAGTACGTTTGCAGTGATCATGTTGTTTCTTCCTCCAGTGGCCTCGGGAACGATGATCTCTCTAACTTTACCTCTTACCAATATCACTCTCCTTCAATTGCCCGAGGCCTCTATGTTTCCAGTGATACTCATTGCTACGATCTTTACTGTGAGTGGTATTTTTGGAGGCTTTTCGGAAATTCTGTCACAGCGAATCATGTTAGATGTGGTCCCAAATCGTATTCGTAACAGCATATATTCTCTCACTCCCACGATTGCCACAATCATGGCCATCCCCCAAATTGCGCTCTTTGGTTGGCTGATTCCCGTGGCAGGATTTCCTTTGACCATGGCGCTTTGTGGTCTGATCTCACTGATTGGTGTAGTGATGATCTATTCTGGTCTGAGACATCCAGTGCCTACAGTCGCACAGCAGGAACAGCCATTGGTCATACCCGAGGCCCCGCTCGAATGA
- a CDS encoding zinc ribbon domain-containing protein, which yields MSERPTFLSVQYSGSGLTTMSYERKMVREEDVKFDGEDGILELTDVRLVWYKKPKKSRFGGLKKIGAVAGALAGAAILEGVGGQIGGIGGRALRGVGRGLAYGAVSAAVYSWTADNFYNRGPNGETESLAIPLIAVANAQQSGKELIIDLKSGGNLRFEFKQSKVIPSVTANISQAQNEGKCPYCGHAAGNAATCPNCGASINPGGGGGGRATGAPAGSPGDSVHISVHEEGGVRRATVTSGDGTYHVDVHEGGGGGYCPNCGSPVPAGAKFCNNCGQRL from the coding sequence ATGTCAGAGAGACCGACTTTCCTTTCTGTACAATACTCCGGTTCAGGACTTACCACTATGAGTTATGAGCGGAAGATGGTCCGAGAGGAAGATGTCAAATTTGATGGTGAGGATGGAATCCTCGAACTGACAGACGTCAGACTTGTCTGGTACAAGAAACCCAAAAAGAGCCGGTTTGGCGGCCTCAAAAAGATCGGTGCTGTCGCTGGTGCTCTTGCGGGGGCAGCTATCCTCGAGGGCGTTGGCGGACAAATTGGTGGTATTGGTGGTCGTGCACTTCGAGGTGTTGGCCGAGGCCTGGCCTACGGTGCGGTCAGTGCAGCCGTCTATTCTTGGACCGCTGACAATTTTTACAATCGCGGGCCGAATGGTGAAACTGAGAGTCTTGCTATCCCCCTGATCGCTGTGGCAAATGCACAGCAGAGTGGCAAAGAATTGATCATTGATCTTAAATCGGGTGGAAACCTTCGTTTTGAATTCAAGCAGTCGAAGGTGATCCCCTCTGTCACAGCAAATATTTCTCAGGCACAGAACGAAGGCAAATGTCCGTACTGTGGCCATGCCGCAGGAAATGCGGCGACCTGTCCCAATTGTGGTGCCTCCATTAATCCTGGTGGTGGTGGCGGCGGACGTGCAACAGGAGCTCCCGCAGGTTCCCCTGGCGATTCTGTACACATCAGTGTACATGAGGAGGGTGGCGTGCGTCGCGCGACTGTGACGAGTGGTGACGGGACTTATCATGTGGACGTTCATGAAGGTGGCGGTGGCGGATACTGCCCCAACTGTGGCAGTCCAGTTCCTGCTGGCGCCAAGTTCTGCAACAACTGTGGTCAACGGCTCTAG
- the cofE gene encoding coenzyme F420-0:L-glutamate ligase, translating to MTSGEVKIIALDKIPIITEKQDIAEIILQALRREQQTLYRKDVILIAHTIISKAEGRVVHSDTVRVSSEAQRIADENEFDPIQVELALRESKTVLRRSKVLVTESTLGFVCNFAGVDQSNAPTDSYVLLPEDPDRSAEAIREKIREATGVEVAVIITDTQGRPWRKGSINVAIGCAGINAFRYNRGKRDTYGHELHRSTVCQIDELAAAAEPVMGQAKEGHPIVIIRGYQFEEGDERAANIAMSQQENLFK from the coding sequence ATGACATCAGGCGAAGTAAAAATAATTGCATTGGACAAGATACCCATCATTACTGAGAAACAAGATATTGCAGAGATCATCCTGCAAGCGCTCAGAAGAGAACAGCAGACCCTCTACCGCAAAGATGTCATACTAATAGCCCATACCATTATTTCTAAGGCCGAAGGACGAGTAGTCCATAGCGACACGGTCCGAGTATCTTCAGAGGCCCAGAGAATCGCAGACGAGAACGAGTTCGACCCAATCCAAGTCGAGCTCGCACTTAGAGAGAGCAAGACGGTCCTAAGAAGATCAAAAGTACTGGTCACTGAGTCGACTCTTGGATTCGTCTGTAATTTTGCAGGTGTGGATCAATCAAACGCGCCAACTGATTCGTACGTTCTTCTTCCCGAGGACCCGGATAGGAGTGCAGAGGCGATACGTGAGAAAATCAGAGAGGCAACGGGTGTAGAAGTAGCGGTCATCATCACAGACACTCAGGGCAGACCTTGGCGGAAGGGTAGCATCAATGTGGCAATAGGATGCGCTGGGATCAATGCGTTCCGGTATAATCGAGGAAAAAGAGACACCTATGGACATGAACTCCATCGATCAACAGTCTGCCAGATCGATGAACTTGCAGCCGCTGCCGAACCAGTTATGGGTCAGGCAAAGGAAGGCCACCCGATCGTCATAATCAGAGGATATCAGTTTGAAGAAGGCGATGAGAGAGCGGCCAATATTGCAATGTCACAACAAGAGAACTTGTTTAAATAA
- a CDS encoding DNA topoisomerase VI subunit B, whose translation MSPSSKKARKQGSRTRSVPSVADAGDIKQGTIAKFMRKRTQLVGFETGLNKHTQYAIEFLDNAVDALESWWWKSPKHPRLPEHLDPAIIEEIKEKIQPTLYDSIALSKKLEKAVREGKPVEIPTRPKENLEEKVKAFRKFLIPFRSLIRKNEPFAVLQLTEIQMPDLVPLDDEEGLKVYEFTCFDNGVGMIPRDFEKYGIYLASSKSEKLRQTRGSQGFGAPSAFSDAQNTTGKPIFSVTKRFTEDKAIVADFFTTTANTKQYEGGPVEMDLPFEHGTYIRLHYLNIQYRRGYADVYAEMASLLNSHVTIIFIDPYGVIRVYPRRVNVFPEEPKYAQPHPASIRIGEFQDLLRETSEQTLGGFLTKAFCRISTNKARTIIQEANKELGRKHLPKISMKTPVDTLSKIEIELLYKAFSSQDYIAPPTDTVVPVGEEVFEQTIKLAYEPDFVTAVTRRPTSGKGLSFAVEVCIAYGGKISNATSAPMVLWRFVNRVPKLRDNSDCATWKACASVNWRNYKVQTFDNGIPRGPMMVFIHVCGAYVHVMFKGQSKQALAEDEVLLREIKLALEDAGRRFRRFITRRETAKRKAKRAGVLAMYADQFAQSLAYIVNTAKGKTVFDPETVARKLRDSITGFETQRDIEETESDGVGNDLVSDVPLGDVSEVDLTEGD comes from the coding sequence TTGAGTCCGTCGAGCAAAAAAGCACGAAAACAAGGTTCACGTACTAGATCAGTACCAAGTGTAGCGGATGCTGGTGATATCAAACAAGGCACAATTGCTAAGTTTATGCGTAAGCGGACTCAGCTTGTCGGATTTGAAACTGGCCTTAACAAACATACCCAATATGCGATAGAATTTCTTGACAATGCTGTTGATGCACTTGAGAGCTGGTGGTGGAAGTCACCGAAGCATCCACGGCTCCCTGAGCATCTTGATCCCGCTATCATTGAGGAGATCAAAGAGAAGATACAACCGACCCTCTACGATTCAATCGCCTTGAGTAAGAAGCTGGAAAAGGCTGTTCGCGAAGGCAAGCCTGTTGAGATTCCCACACGCCCAAAGGAGAACCTTGAGGAAAAGGTCAAGGCGTTCCGAAAGTTTCTGATTCCCTTTAGAAGTCTCATTCGAAAAAATGAGCCATTTGCTGTCCTTCAGCTCACTGAGATTCAGATGCCTGATCTCGTCCCTCTGGATGACGAGGAAGGTCTGAAGGTCTATGAATTCACCTGTTTCGATAACGGTGTTGGGATGATCCCTCGCGACTTCGAGAAATATGGTATCTATCTAGCATCAAGCAAGTCTGAAAAACTACGACAGACACGTGGGAGTCAAGGTTTTGGTGCGCCATCAGCATTTAGCGATGCCCAAAATACAACTGGTAAACCCATATTCTCAGTCACGAAGCGCTTTACTGAGGATAAGGCAATCGTCGCAGACTTTTTCACAACGACTGCAAACACTAAACAGTATGAGGGTGGTCCGGTTGAGATGGATCTCCCGTTTGAGCATGGTACCTACATTCGTCTGCATTATTTGAATATTCAATATCGACGAGGGTATGCGGATGTCTATGCCGAGATGGCATCATTACTGAACTCCCATGTCACGATTATCTTCATTGATCCCTATGGTGTGATTCGTGTCTATCCACGTCGTGTCAATGTGTTTCCCGAAGAGCCAAAATATGCACAACCTCATCCTGCGAGTATCCGGATTGGGGAATTTCAGGATCTTTTGCGTGAGACCTCAGAGCAGACTCTTGGAGGGTTTCTGACAAAAGCATTCTGTAGAATCAGCACGAATAAGGCACGGACGATCATTCAAGAAGCGAACAAAGAACTTGGTCGCAAGCACCTACCAAAGATAAGCATGAAGACCCCTGTTGATACTCTCTCAAAAATCGAGATCGAGCTCCTTTACAAGGCGTTTTCAAGTCAAGACTATATTGCGCCTCCGACTGATACAGTTGTTCCGGTTGGTGAGGAAGTCTTTGAGCAGACCATCAAACTTGCTTATGAACCCGATTTTGTGACTGCGGTCACTCGTAGACCGACTTCAGGGAAGGGACTCTCTTTTGCGGTTGAGGTATGTATCGCCTATGGTGGTAAGATCTCTAATGCGACCTCTGCGCCCATGGTTCTCTGGCGTTTTGTTAATCGTGTGCCCAAGCTCCGGGACAATAGTGACTGTGCAACATGGAAGGCCTGTGCCTCGGTCAATTGGCGAAATTACAAAGTTCAGACGTTCGATAATGGTATTCCTCGAGGCCCCATGATGGTCTTCATTCACGTCTGTGGTGCTTATGTCCATGTTATGTTCAAAGGGCAAAGCAAGCAGGCACTGGCGGAAGATGAGGTTCTCCTACGCGAGATCAAGTTGGCCCTTGAAGACGCGGGCCGTCGTTTCCGTCGTTTTATCACACGGCGTGAGACCGCCAAACGTAAGGCAAAACGCGCGGGAGTTCTTGCGATGTATGCGGACCAGTTTGCACAGAGTCTGGCATATATCGTTAATACTGCCAAGGGAAAGACCGTCTTTGATCCTGAGACCGTTGCAAGAAAATTACGTGATTCAATTACCGGCTTTGAGACCCAGCGTGATATTGAAGAGACCGAGTCCGATGGTGTAGGTAACGATTTGGTCTCTGACGTGCCCTTGGGCGACGTAAGTGAAGTTGACTTAACGGAGGGTGATTAG